ATCTtgcttgtttatatattttctatatgaatGGATAGATATATAACCATTTACGgttaaatcatttatacaGCACATGGAACATATGATTTTAATCAAGAATTATGTCAAGCGCAAGACAGTAAATAAAGcgcaaaaatatctttaaaagaactaaataacaaatgtaaacTAAACTTTAACTTTGTCAGCTTTCCTAAGAAGTGAAGATTTGGATGTGATCGTAGTCGACTGGTCAGTATACGCCAGTCAAAGCTACAGTAACGCCGTCAATGCGGTGCCAAGTGTTGGAGAAAATTTAGCGGGTCTTATAAATGAGTTAGTGAGAAACGGAGTTGTGGAACTTAGCACTTTACATATGGTGGGATTCGACCTCGGAGCACACGTTGCTGGTTTTGCAGGAAGACTGTTGGACGGACAAGTAGCAAGAATAACcggtatgtatattatttacaatatataattttatgtaatgacGTAAAGAAACATGCTGATGTTTTATaagagtaaaaaataaatgcattatGAAACAAAAGCTATAAGCTTAAATCCGTTCTAGGCTTAAACCCATCGAGGGGCCAATGGGGAGAAAATTCCCAAAGATTGAGCAGCTCAGACGCTGTATATGTTGAAGTTATTCACACCGACGGTATCGGCCTTGTAGCCTATGGAGTTGGAGATGCCATCGGTGATGTGGATTTCTACGTAAATGGCGGTACTAACCAGCCAGGGTGTCTACTAAATAATTTCTGCGGTCACAACCGCGCCTGGGAAGTATTCGCAGCGTCACTCAGTAACACTAAGCTGATAGGCAATGAGTGTAACACGTGGCTCCAAGTAACACTAAATACA
The genomic region above belongs to Danaus plexippus chromosome 4, MEX_DaPlex, whole genome shotgun sequence and contains:
- the LOC116768567 gene encoding lipase member I-like; amino-acid sequence: MFRYLLILSVAVIVSNGSPATKQGNFNTYFAYTRKNLNRPIELKAGEINEEAVVDLTLNKTTVVIIHGHRGSVSTTLNPTVKNAFLRSEDLDVIVVDWSVYASQSYSNAVNAVPSVGENLAGLINELVRNGVVELSTLHMVGFDLGAHVAGFAGRLLDGQVARITGLNPSRGQWGENSQRLSSSDAVYVEVIHTDGIGLVAYGVGDAIGDVDFYVNGGTNQPGCLLNNFCGHNRAWEVFAASLSNTKLIGNECNTWLQVTLNTCRGPTIEMGGNDLFKYASGMYRVNTGRRFPF